A single genomic interval of Corylus avellana chromosome ca10, CavTom2PMs-1.0 harbors:
- the LOC132163423 gene encoding uncharacterized protein LOC132163423 has product MDACQPVKMNGEESATITEVGGKEKDLTIKEANNEENMKEKAMKEEEETDKEVKSETNIERDSKGRVNRLTMRSKRKRMALTKKMTKDNEKLESTNTNHTISKRKMNDLGGSDVMTIEDANKLESPNQKGKKNKTSSDSNDVVDANKLESLNRKGKKKKTSSDSNEVVLKSTEKPKSSNKFSKKKMALRVTNAMATNDAKEPKSLSKKGKMALTRSNEEVSKDSSKLKLSEKNKMEGIIFMCSSKTKKDCYRYKVLGLPASKKEIVLKIYNGMKLFLFDFDLKLMYGIYKAAGPGGYDIEPKAFKSTFPAQVRFTVLEDCLPVAEEKFKGVIKDNYYSKNKFNCQLTSEQVKNLCKLFRAASKGPKSKQLGRSLRAETHTSVDLERSRQHSRRAEARRFVDRERNWHQSWERERRPAFVGVDRYVERPLAYEREVFASPVLPSTLLPPLPQPSRPTLALPSYAYERATELDTYRRDPLSEYHDRRFSDLELRHQVGIEHRDPYNLYTERPLYHDPLYSAGEPIDYRLAQQPPVEYGRPGLLPEYQHISRPVVGTLPEHDHFPPLYRYLD; this is encoded by the exons ATGGATGCATGCCAGCCTGTGAAGATGAATGGTGAAGAATCCGCAACTATTACTGAGGTtggggggaaagagaaagatcTAACGATAAAGGAGGCAAATAATGAAGAGAATATGAAAGAAAAGgcaatgaaagaagaagaagaaacggATAAAGAGGTAAAGAGTgaaacaaatattgaaagggATTCTAAGGGAAGGGTTAATAGGTTGACCATGAGGAGTAAAAGGAAGAGAATGGCTTTGACGAAGAAAATGACCAAGGATAATGAGAAACTTGAATCTACAAACACAAATCACACAATTAGCAAAAGGAAGATGAACGATTTGGGAGGTAGTGATGTGATGACTATTGAAGATGCAAATAAGCTAGAATCACCGAACCAAAAGGGCAAGAAGAATAAGACCTCGAGTGATTCTAATGATGTGGTAGACGCAAATAAGCTAGAATCACTGAACCGGAAgggcaagaagaagaagacctcAAGTGATTCTAATGAAGTGGTTCTTAAGAGTACCGAGAAGCCAAAATCTTCAAACAAATTTAGCAAAAAGAAGATGGCTTTGAGGGTTACCAATGCAATGGCTACTAATGATGCAAAAGAGCCAAAATCATTGAGCAAGAAGGGGAAGATGGCTTTGACGCGATCTAATGAAGAGGTTTCTAAGGATTCGAGCAAGCTAAAATTGTCAGAAAAGAATAAGATGGAAGGAATTATATTCATGTGTAGTTCCAAGACAAAGAAGGATTGCTACCGTTACAAAGTTTTAGGTTTGCCTGCAAGCAAGAAAGAAATCGTACTAAAGATTTATAATGGCATGAAGTTGttcttgtttgattttgatttgaagtTGATGTATGGGATCTACAAAGCTGCAGGACCCGGGGGTTATGACATTGAGCCCAAAGCCTTCAAGTCTACGTTCCCGGCTCAG GTGCGCTTCACCGTTTTGGAGGATTGCTTGCCAGTTGCTGAGGAGAAGTTTAAAGGGGTCATCAAGGATAATTATTACTCAAAGAACAAGTTCAATTGTCAATTGACCTCTGAACAG GTGAAGAACCTGTGCAAGCTTTTCCGAGCTGCCAGCAAAGGTCCCAAGTCCAAGCAGTTAGGCAGAAGTCTCAGGGCAGAAACTCACACATCTGTTGACCTAGAGAGATCAAGGCAGCACAGTCGCAGGGCAGAAGCTCGCAGATTTGTAGACCGAGAGAGAAATTGGCATCAGAGTTGGGAGCGAGAGAGGCGCCCTGCGTTTGTTGGAGTTGACCGGTATGTAGAAAGACCCCTTGCATATGAAAGGGAGGTATTTGCATCTCCGGTATTGCCTTCGACTCTACTCCCACCTTTACCTCAACCTTCACGCCCTACACTCGCTTTGCCGTCTTATGCTTATGAGAGAGCCACAGAATTGGATACCTACAGACGCGACCCACTTAGTGAGTATCATGATCGACGTTTTTCGGATTTGGAACTGAGGCACCAAGTTGGGATTGAACATCGTGATCCTTACAATTTATACACGGAGCGTCCTTTGTACCATGATCCATTGTATTCTGCAGGTGAACCAATCGATTATCGTCTTGCACAACAGCCACCAGTTGAGTATGGTCGCCCTGGTCTTCTACCTGAATACCAGCACATTTCTCGTCCTGTTGTAGGCACTCTACCTGAACACGATCACTTTCCACCCCTGTATCGATACTTAGATTAG